A region of Aliivibrio fischeri DNA encodes the following proteins:
- a CDS encoding GNAT family N-acetyltransferase, with the protein MIVIKIYQEENASALWDLFFNTVRKVNRKDYSNEQVTAWAPESFDTDVWKNKMQSLNPFIAEIDGVIVGYSDLQDDGLIDHFFCHYQHQGKGVGSALMTHILELAKERKLPRVYSHVSITAKPFYERFGFTVVKPQCIDVRGEQLINYVMERQIL; encoded by the coding sequence ATGATAGTCATCAAAATATATCAGGAAGAAAATGCATCAGCTTTGTGGGATCTGTTTTTTAATACGGTACGAAAAGTAAATCGTAAAGATTATTCTAATGAGCAAGTGACTGCTTGGGCTCCTGAATCTTTTGATACCGATGTTTGGAAGAACAAAATGCAATCGTTGAATCCTTTTATTGCAGAGATAGACGGTGTGATTGTCGGTTATTCAGATTTGCAAGACGATGGATTGATAGATCATTTCTTTTGTCATTACCAACATCAAGGAAAAGGGGTTGGTAGTGCTTTAATGACACATATTCTTGAGCTTGCTAAAGAGCGAAAACTGCCTCGTGTGTATTCTCATGTCAGTATTACAGCAAAACCTTTTTATGAGCGTTTTGGTTTTACGGTTGTTAAACCTCAATGTATTGATGTGAGAGGCGAGCAGTTAATCAACTATGTAATGGAAAGACAAATTTTATAA